The Quercus lobata isolate SW786 chromosome 4, ValleyOak3.0 Primary Assembly, whole genome shotgun sequence genome segment TGGGAATCAGGATTCTTGATGTCTAAGAAACACCCAACATTTACATGAGATTCACTATCAAGCTCTGATTCAGAAGGATGCCCCTCCTCCCACTCCATATTGGTAGCTTCAGAACCAGCTTCATCTACTTCACTGCTTGCAACCCGTTCCCCTTCCAAGCTGCTGCCATTGCAGAAACTTACTggagttttcttttcttgagCCAAGATAGGAAGGTAGTCTTCATCTGCATTTTCTGCTTGTTCTTCAGGAAAGCTCTTTGTGATATCCATTTCTGTTGCAGTAGCATCCTTGTACTGTTCAAGTTTTtcctcaaaatcaacctcagaTTGTTCTGATCCATCAGAAAAGATCTCTGCAACTTCTTGTTTGTCACCGTGCCCTCCCACTGCTTCATGACCCCTATCAATAGAAGACATGCTATCATTCTGATCCTCAACTTTGCCAGCTGCATCAATTATTTCCTCTTTATCTCTGTGTGTTCCTTTTTCAATTGCTTCTGATTCATCATTTTTACCTTTAGCAaagatttcaatgaaaaattcCATGCCTGTATCTAGCAGCAAAGGAGGCGGGGTCAAGCTAACAATATCAGCTTCTTGGAACGCAGGCTTGTCATCAAAGACCACCTTTGCAGTTCCAATTTCTTCCATTCCTTCACTAGACGGCTTTGCTCTACGGGGGCTTAGAGCTTCCATTTTCATACTCTTCTGGGTCTTCAGCAAACGTCTCCTTGCCGACAAGAAGCACTTCAATGAAGGCAAAGGAGCATGATGATGACCGTTAAGAGAACAGTATGTATAGGGGCAAACCTTCTTGACTGAAGTTCCTTCAGATTCAGTACCCCCAGGATTAAGCATAAGGTATGATGGAAACTTTGAGTCCTTCAAAGTTGAAGAACAGGTTGATCTCTGTGCTTTCAAATCAGCACAAAGAACAACTCTGGAAGACTTCTTCGCCGAAGCCCTTGCCGGCTTGAAACTAGGAGTCTTTGTTAAAGTCCTCATCAGCTTTAAACTAGATGTTCTTGTTAAAGCTCTTGCTGGTTTATTACCAGAAGCAGAGCCAAGTTTTGAAATGCTAGAGTTTCTTCTACTCGGATTCTTAATTTCAGAACCAGTTTGAGTATTCCGAAGACTGACCTGAGATTGTTCCTTCCTTGCATCAAAACAGGTGGTGGACTTCATATAATTTGGAGAACCATCAGTTCCTTTGATCACAGGCTGCTGCTTCTGTGGAGTTGCTGCAGTGGCGCAAACATAGAGCGGCGGAGGCTTTCCAGGCTGTGATAAGTTCCTTTTGAAAGGTGTTGACCTCAAGCTATCAATATCTGATAGTTTGATGGATCTTgacttcttcatcttcttcttcatatcAGTTCCTCTGTTTTTCCCATCCTGGTATTGAGAAGAAGATGCTTTGAGGTTTCCCAACAGCTTGTCTGATTTAACATGATCAGCTTGGATACCAAGCTTGTTGGGTACCTTTCTTTGGACCATTTTCAAAGGAAAACCAGCTGCATAGACATAGATGAAGATGAATTTAAAGTTGGGTTTTCTTCCCTTTGGGATAGGATATTCAAGTTTAGGAAGTAAGGTAAGTTTCTTGTGGATTTTTAAGGTATGAAAGTTGCatgggaaagaaaaaggagttcTTGAAACccaaacaagaagaaaaaaagattcttcttcttgttttggtttggtttggtttggttttgttttctttggtatGCAGTGGGTGGTCTTTTTGTTAGTTGATTTTCAATTGGCagattaaaatttgaataagGCTGAGATATGTGTTCGATGCTGACATACATTAACAGGTGTGTTTGGGGCCCTTTGGTTTAGGCATTTTCTGAATTGAATTATTTCCTTTGTGACGTGGGAATTATACATTTGGCAATTACcttgtttcttaatttttaaggTATAAAATCAATGGTGATTGGATATGCTAACCCACTATTAAATACATTTACAGAATTAGCCCttcatttttttggataaggaaCATCAATTGGGTGATGCATATATTATAAGAATTAGTAAAATTCTACTATATTATAAGCACTGTTTTGTAGTTTCTATATACTTAAATTGCTTCTTATTTGTATAACGATGTTAAATGCTAAGAATGCTTCTATTCCATTGTCAGTAGTTAGATGTTAAATGTTTTAATGCTGATAGCTTTGATGAGCCCAAAGAGTTTGATTCTTGAtagagatttttaattttcattcataaattGTACAAATATCCAACTATAAGCTGCAAACTAAcacatttaatttttcatttagtgTAGCACATGAGACACTCATCAGACAAAAATGTCACAATATTGTCTAGGTGTAGGTACAGCCTCAATCTTATCAAACTGACAAGTTGGGCATATGAAAACTTAGACAATTCTATGGTAAAAAATTCTACTCAGAAAGTTAAAACTTTCTGAATAGTCATACACATTGATCAGTGTTTATGTGACTTAAACAAGGAGCTTCagtcaaaaagagagaagtttaTATCTTGCACGTAAAATGTTATGGAGTTGAACTTCTCAACAAACTTTTGATCATAAAATTGTTTTAGCTTTTAAGTCTCTATTTAATGATTTAAAAGGTTCAATACTTtaatagagacaaaaaaaattatgagaaattcCTTCAAATTggtttaaagtaattttttccAACGTGACCCTTCATTTAACAATCCGCatcatttcaaataataataataataataataatccatgTGTATGattaaatttgatatttgattaaaaatacatgtaatgggttgaagttttttttttttttttttaaatcaatttagaAAAAAGCTATTAACTCACCTACATAAGATTAGAATAACCTCTAATTTCTAGGATAATTCTACCATGAAGGTCTTAAAATTCAGtccatttattttgaaatgagtGAATTAAATGTTAAAACATCATCAACATTTAAACAATTGTTAACTATCAccattttgatatttatttaagTCATTCATAACGCGGTAAAATCCACTtcacttattttaaaatagataattagggttttagaaatTCTACCTTGGAGTTTCTCTAGAAACTTTCGAGTTTCGATtaacatacaattttttttttttttttttttgtgcgtgTGATTTTAGAAAAAGATACCATgatagtggaaaaaaaattttcttttaaaaaatgtatcCAAAGTTGAATGGGAAACCCAGAAAAGAAGGCTTGGGCGGTAGCACTTTAGAAAAGACAGGAGGAGTGGTCGGCGATAATGGGCTGTGAGTGGGGCCTACTCCGGGCCTAAGGTCCAATATACGCAGACGCTCCTCCTCTCTGTCCCCATTCTCCAATGCCAATCAAAACCTTCTTGGTACAGATAAAATCAATATAATTGGGGCCACTAGCTTTTTTGAACTTTCCCACCATCCATTGCccatgcttaaaaaaaaaaaaaaaaaaaaaaaaaaaaaaaaaaaaaaaaaaggctactTAAAATTGACATTTTCATGACTTTCTTTGATAAACTAGTATTAATTTAAAGATTCAAATATGGATGAAAGACACAAATTAATAGATATTAATTTAAGAAGCATGGAGTTTATGAATTACTAGtattttaaaaagagagagatgatttATATGATATTAATGTTTAaaacatatttcattaaaaaaaaaatttgttgaaaaccACATTGTAATTTAGgaattatttgatatttcaatacTTTTAGCAGAGAAACTATTTAGgaattaaaagagtaattttattataaagtttgtagtatttaatgtaaaaaaataaaaataaaaatcttctattatttactcaaaaaatatatgtatttttttataacttaaaaaaatctattttcagAAAACGACTTGGAAGTTGCAACTTATAAGGAGCATTCAAACACTTGAGTAAAATATTGATAAAGATAAATGTtgcttcaattttattttattttcttgcaaaattAGATCACTCATGAATACTTTTGAATAGGGAACGATAGAAGAATGGGTATGTCAAAATATGAAGGAGAACGATTGTGAATTATAAAATGGATCCATTATCTAATAgcatttaatttattgataaaatttggattcaattttttttaatttctttttttttttaaaaggagaaAGGGAAGGAACCATTATCTAATAGCATTTATTGataaattttggatttaaaaaaattattaaaaaaaaaaaagggaaagacaAAGATACTAGAAAAGAGCAATAAGTAAATAGATGTAACTAGTTAGAGTGGGAACATAAAGGAATTGAATTTGCTTAGAAGGAAGGGAAAAACAGTCATatataaaatagagaagaaaattgatcaaacttattaattattacttaTTGGACCGTACGTACAATGAGAAGAATCCAGAAACGACTATAAAGGTAGATTCAGAATTGGGTCACTGCtttcttcaaatttatattaaaatattggtAAATTATTAAGAGAAGAAGCAATGTTAGGCTTAGGTCATTTTAGGACACCATACGAAGGAAAGAAGATATTTGTCCCTGAAGACTAATAAAGAGTGACAAGAAATGTGATTCATTTAAATCACTCAACATATTATGAATTCAATTTTAGTATATCTAGTCATTATGAGTTTGGATGTTTATGTGTGATCTTATTATCATGTGATATGGTGAAACCTCCCGTCGAATTTGACTCTTGTCATGATAGTTTatagtttggaaaaaaaaaaaatttatcaaagaCTTGTGGGATTACTGTTCAATGTGAcgtgaattattaattttttttttttttttgagaggtaatgttagattagattagaaAGACATGGAAAAATCTAGTGTACTAATAGGTCTAATGGCAGAAACCTGACTAACGATATACTAACAAAACGGCCTAATGTTAGACGTGAATTATTaattgatatgatataattcTTGTCATGTATAAGTCAGTATAACCTTGTTAGTTTCTGTTCAAAGTgacaaaaatgaaatgaaagaaaataagaaatctaGCATTTTATCATGCAACGTGGAAAAACCTAACTTCTATAAGATTTATAATGTATAGATGTCTTATGTAACCATGTCATGATCtaacttaaaatataaatacGAAAAAAATGGAGGAGTTATTACTTGATTTGTAATGTTATAGTCCAAcatgaaatagaaaataaaaataaataaataaataaactgaaaAAAGTTGTTTAGTTACCCACTTGATTTAAGGTAAGTTACcaacaaatataacaaattaagtTACTCTTACctttttattaattaactatATAAATACAATATGACTGGAGTATATAATGTTCAttttataatgattattttttatcattagaccaagatatcaattaattaaaataacttttctatttatttaatcAGGGTTTTTATGCACTAAGAAAAATCATAGAAGTACTATGTAATAATGCTACAATTTTATAATTGAAGAATAGGTTTAAATTAACCATTCTTTAAGGTCAATCTTTGACCTAACTTAACTCCATTTCATATTTCAAACGGGGGAAAAAAGCcatatcattctttttaaaatcttaacaTTCATAAATGAAGATTTGGTATTCAACTACTCCTACGTACGTGGCAGCTATAAGTGTTTCTTTAAGTAGGGTAGTTAACATCTATTAATCTAGTTTATTATCAAATGATATATCTTCCATTTCTCATCAAAATACAGGTTTTGAAGCCACACgatcaattaatttataatagtATGCACACACACTGAATGattaattattactattatgGCCGCAAatgattaaataataatttacaacctgatcaattttttttattctgaaACTCAATATAATTTGCAACTCTAAAATGtaaaacttctctctctctctccacagtAAATGTTCTCTCACAATTATTAATATACACTTCATACATATTACATCCACAATTTTAGGAGGAATTACATTCTACCACTCTAAACTATACCTCATGTTACACTTTACACCCTAAACTTTTTAAATGCACGTTTTGCACCATAAATTATGACTCCTGTTACACTTTATCCCTGCCGTTAAGTTTACTGttaatttagatgaaaattcaaagtttagggTATAAAGTATAATAAGGAATATAATTTAGGATGGTAATGTGTAATTTATCTTCTGTTTTTAAAGCATTGAGAAGAAGGTCAATTAGGTCTTTTTACGTGGTGTCatatttttcttccaagttaACAGCAAACTTAATATTGGAATGTAAAGTGTAAAAAGGGTCATAGTTTAGAGTACAAAAGTAAATTCgaaaagtttagggtgcaaacTGTAATATAAGATATAGTTTAGtgtagtaaagtgtaattttcctacaattttacgaatgatattcattttttttaagaatgttcaaatttaaaacatgaaaagaaTAATGTGTATGATTATATACAATAATAAGTTTGTGATGAATCTAGTTAGTTGTTAGTGCATGCAAATATAGACAACAGAGAAATATGATTGAATTTGGAAATTGGCGCTTGTTTAATTAACTCCTACTATATCGAGCTTGTATTTGCCTCCAAGAAACTACATATTTGTGAACAACATTTTCGTGAGGTGCATAGAGATTTGATTGGCATAGAACAATGGTAACTCCAACAAGAAGACGCAGTAAAATATGTCATACAATTTGTTGCCAATTCTCTTTTACTATCTTTTCCAAACTCCTACCGACACTGATTACCAACTTCTCTTTCGGTGTGACACACGTTTTATCAAGATTCTAATGAATACCTTTTTTTGCAAACGTTTTTTGTAAACGTTTTTTGTACTTAGGTGAAGCTAatagacaatatatatatatccatatTGCTTGTCTTAATGACCAAGTAACTCTTCCATTTCGTCGGTGATCATTAACCATCTGGTCCCATCAGCAAGAACCAAATAAAAGGATTGCGCTGATCATATCCAAGCTTGTGTATATAAGGATTGTTATAAATCATAATCAAGTAAATCAACCAATTGAATTGAAACTAGGCTCTAGCTACTTGCCTTTAATTACTGtagcaaaaaaatgaaaatatttgtgattCTTGATTCAGCTTTAAAAAGTAGAAATGACCCATTATGAAAGGAGATTGGCCATTAAGTGAAACTTGTCACCTTACTACTTGTGAGGAGCCACACAAATCATTGCCACACAGCATAAGtgcaaacaattatttatttctaaTGTTTGGGACACACAATAGTAGTCTATCCCTAATTGTTGGtgtgagaaaaattaaatttcatgtGTATAATACAATACTAAATGACCTTAACACTAGTTTAAAGGGTGGCCATGTTAAATGTTTtgcacctcaaaaaaaaaaatcaattacaggAAGTTGAGAACTGAATAAAGGCTATATAATTAAACTAGCTATACATATCATGATAAAGGAGTGTATAGCACCTCAAAATATTGATAACTTTTAAAACTTAGGGGGGACCTGGGGTTCAAAATATTCAgccaaataattattattatttgacaAAAAACCCTATGGATAatgaatatgttttttttttttttttggcacacgTTTGTCATTTGGGCTACCTGCCGTAGTGAGTGGAAGTGTCCTTATGCCCATGGGCAAAGGAATGAATCATGACCACCAAATCTATCCTGGTCAAAGGGtaaccccattttttttttctttgtttaaatcCCAGCCACTTAATTTATTGCATTGCTTGGTAACAAAGTCTAGCTTGATGAAAATTGTATATAGGTGgacaaaatattaaagaattatATGTAGAGTAGGCTTTATAAGAAAATAGTTTTGATTTCCTTATATTACATTCTGCTCATGAATAGTTCATAATTTCCAATATCTTTACATAAAGGTCCCCAAATATTTGACCAACAAGTTCttggcttttttctttttattttttattttttttaagttattggCTTCCTTGTCATGGATTTCTGGCCCCCACTCTCACTACATAATTATTTTGTCAAACTTAGTGAAATGCTCACATAATTAGAGCCTCATTGACTTTGTAATAAGAATATTTGAGtagtgaaatttgaaaattttagggttAAGAGAtaagaatgagaaagagaataagaaagagacaagaaaaaaaaaattgagctaAAGCAGTTAATCTCTCATCTCAGcacatatttatattataagCTTATAATAATGACATGTAAAGATTATAAGAATACCTATTTTAATATGATATATTAACCATCAAGcaaatagaaaaataacaacaataatctaacaagaataaattaattccaaataatctcttcttcttttttgtagggaaaattttcttgaaatatatgttaaaattaaaaaacaatttccttaaattacaaactcaaaattttatttatccaCGTATGAAGTATTTGTCATTAACTTTGAAGAAAGCTAAAAATCTCCTACTTATTTGATTCCGAAAATATTACTCCATGTTTTACTCTCTAAACTTCTTGTTTTAttctatataattaaaataaataaagttaatgCATGTCAAACCACAATTGGAGATCGAGCTTAATCATTATAACCTAAAGTGTAAATTAATTCTGCATCTTCATTGATGAAGCGTGGTGTGGACACCACTATAGGAGTTGGCAGACCAGACCAGGCAAACAGTACACATTGCATAGCCATGCACTTTCCACGTTAAAAGTTCTTTTCAAGCCctaatattatacatatatatatagagagagagagagagagagagagagagagagagtcaaaaaTTCTCTCTGTGCAATGATAAGGGATTGAACACTTTGAATCcagctatatatatatggttaagaaagaaaaatgcagATGTGAATTCAGTTTGGCTTCTTTTGAACCTATGGGGCTAACACTAACATAGCACAAGTGGAAGCTATCATGGCATAACACGTGAGGTGCAAATGGAAAGACAGCTCTCACATTCCTGATGAAATGATACATCTTATGCCATTGATCATACATCTAAAATTGTCAAGAAACTACCATAATATAATTGATTTGCATCACATAGTGACATAAGTATAACTAAGTTTAAGAATAAGGTATCTTATCTTTGAACAAAGCTTAGCTTACaaagaagaaaaccaaaagCGAAAGATGGTGCTTTTTACAACAATATCACTgacaaaatgtcattttttggCTTGAAGGAAGATCTTACTCtttgattgttttcttttttgtagtaaaataacatatgtttctttcttttatgcAAAAAGAGTAATAGTTCCAATCGTGCGAGGAGATATGACCTGTAAAATTTTCATGGTCAAATCTGCAAATCTCTAGGATATAGTAAGAGTTGCTTGGtatcaacttttttttgtcCTGCTTTTGAACTCGTTAACTTCGATACAAGACACAATCATTATATCTTAACCAAATTTCAATAAAAGCCAAATAAATTAGTGTCAAATGAACATTTAATATCAAAGAACATTATACAAGAATATGATGACCATTCCGGTGATTTGCTTATTGGAATAGAATATTTCATGCATTTGAAAATACTTTttcgaatatatatatatatatatatatatataatttatatatttataattacaAAATCATAGTGACTTGTTATATAGAAATAATAGGGTCATTTGATCTCCTTTCAAAGttataaatattaaagaattttaacatatttattgatttaaaaaaaaaaatcaccaaataacaaATACATCCACTATTGTCAAAATTGGCTAAAAAATCCCAATATTGGCCAGtgcatatctctctctctctctctctctctctctctctctctctctctctctatatatatatatatatatataatgggaGAAAAATAACTTGAATCCTGAATATGTTTGTTGACAACATCAAGAGGTGGCATTTAATCTAAATATTATAGACAGTCAATACATGCTTCCAATACTATTATTACCGGGTTTCCTTATACCAATTTTGGCACCATTACTATATTAAAAGGTAGTTTCAAATAGtttgaatcaaataaaaaaaaggaaacaaaaggCCTAAGAgtatatttttcttatgtttCCCTTATTTATAAGGCAATGAtacttttgctttctttttttctttttttttaacatccattttcatattttaaatgtgaatatttttatatcaattgTAGGCATTGATGTAAAACAGTAAATATAAACAGTTTAAGATAATATTTTTCCTAATTATAACTATGACAATTGACAAGTCAAGTTAAAGCAGACGTAAAAGTTAAACCTCATAGCTAGGGCAGGCTAAGATACATTGAGTACAGGACATGcgcatatatatgtatatatatatatgatagatCTTTATTGAATGTGCAGTTGGatgttttaatttatgaacatctTAAACTTTTGATTTAGTAAAACTAAATATAATGGATATCGTAACAAAGGGGTGCAATTGAAATTTCAATATTGAAAAAGGTGGATACACATGATGTAACACATCTCATACTTGCAAGCTTCTTAGTGGCTTCAGAAATTAAACATTTACGCTATGTTTCGTAACTTTCGTTgttcttttccaaaaatccaATTTCGTACTCAAATAGCCAAGACTCAAATCAAGAATTGGTAAACTGACGAAGTTTCTACGAAATTGTCAGGAAGCCAAGTTTACCATTCAAATTCAATCCAAAATTTCTTGCAAGAAATATATGACAGTGGTGCTTAATTAAAGACCTATTAATTGTTTTAATGTTAGTATTAAGTATTTGCTTAGAAATTTCGTTTGCATAATTAAGATCTAATACTTCAGCACTCCCCAAGAGCCATTTTAACAATGATTGCTGGCAGGAAAGGTTGgatttgaaactttgaattcTTCTACAGTttagatagatatatatatatatatatatatataaaaaaaaatatatatatatatataaagttattaGGTTTTTGTGTGTATCACTACAAAACAAGGgg includes the following:
- the LOC115986372 gene encoding calmodulin binding protein PICBP-like → MVQRKVPNKLGIQADHVKSDKLLGNLKASSSQYQDGKNRGTDMKKKMKKSRSIKLSDIDSLRSTPFKRNLSQPGKPPPLYVCATAATPQKQQPVIKGTDGSPNYMKSTTCFDARKEQSQVSLRNTQTGSEIKNPSRRNSSISKLGSASGNKPARALTRTSSLKLMRTLTKTPSFKPARASAKKSSRVVLCADLKAQRSTCSSTLKDSKFPSYLMLNPGGTESEGTSVKKVCPYTYCSLNGHHHAPLPSLKCFLSARRRLLKTQKSMKMEALSPRRAKPSSEGMEEIGTAKVVFDDKPAFQEADIVSLTPPPLLLDTGMEFFIEIFAKGKNDESEAIEKGTHRDKEEIIDAAGKVEDQNDSMSSIDRGHEAVGGHGDKQEVAEIFSDGSEQSEVDFEEKLEQYKDATATEMDITKSFPEEQAENADEDYLPILAQEKKTPVSFCNGSSLEGERVASSEVDEAGSEATNMEWEEGHPSESELDSESHVNVGCFLDIKNPDSQNECLISSDDIASSCSEEIMADEILLEPFAEESACSEEQSDDGDSELDYMHQDSEIHESSQVSESLSYNQLSLTEDEFQDLKAEEEEEEESGETETESISTEKPSASMEEPNMEPIANGEDSQEENRDMEAENVIREIDHQLGDEETNHAGKETDEASNDEQEHQTLQDDLDGMEEKEQADADKIIGHKMTEPCKPDDTVRDCNSSEEIDDKSFSDETQNNLSDGHSKTSVVIEENLEKDEGEAKKKRISSSMNAEEQSNPRMNKISTVENSIEEVDNLEMEDKKSDAANLSTSVNGIISPQMESTFFHSGTNSTKELPDNCSNRKWTIRSKRPIQEEEELRQFNPRDPNYLPLVPDPEAEKVDLRHQMMDDRKNAEEWMIDHALQRTVNKLAPARKRKVALLVEAFETVMPTSKWETHLRPMQACS